The nucleotide window AAAGTTTTTTCTCACCAGTTCGATATCGCTCAGCCTCGGCCGGATTCTCTGAAATTATCTTGTCAACAATTTTTCCAACTGAGTCTTCGTCGGAAACTTGTTCGAGGCCTTCGGCCTTAATAATTTCAGCTGCAGTTGTACCGCTTTCAACCATTTTAGAGAAAATGTTCTTTGCAGTGTTGTACGAAATTTTTCCTGATTTTATAAAAGAAAGAAGGTCACCAAGATGTGTTATTGGAACCCGTTTTTTGTACTCTTCATATGTGAGCTTTTTGTTGGCAATTTCCCGGCTGACTTCTTCGGTCACCCAGAGAGCCAATGCTTTTTCTAATTTTTCCGCATCCTTAAGATAAGTCGCATGATCAATATTTGAGACAATTTTATCAGCAATGTTTTCTGGAATTTCAGATTCATTAAGATGTGCTTTGAGTGTTGCGGGTGTATGCCCAATAGATTTTTTAATTGTTTCAACCGCATCGTTCGGGGTTTTGACCGGTGGTAAATCAGGTTCTGGAAAATATCGATAGTCGGCAGCTTCCTCTTTGCGGCGTTGTTCGAAAGTAATATCTTTTTTGCTGTCATAACCTCGAGTGATCTTCGATTTTTTTTCCGGCCAATTTTGGTAATCGTCTTCCAATCTTTTTGCTTCGATCAGAAGCGCCCTTTCAATAAATTTGAACGAATTAATATTCTTGAGTTCAACTATTGGCGACATCTTTCCATTTTCATCCTTCACATCAATATTGGCATCGCAGCGCAAATGTCCCTTTTCCATCGATGCCTCGGAAACTCCGAGATATTTTACGAGAAGAACAAGTTCCTGCAAAAATTTTTTTGCTTCCGCCGGCGAGGTAATGTCCGGCTCGGTCACTATTTCCATAAGGGGTGTGCCGGCGCGGTTAAGGTCAACATAACTTGCACCATTTTTATGTATTAATTTGCCGGCATCTTCCTCGAGATGAATGCGGTTTAATCTAATTTTGTGCCCGTCAATTTCAAGATGTCCCCCAATGCAAAAAGGTTGATCGTACTGGCTAACCTGAAAACCTTTTGGCAAATCCGGGTAGAAATAGTGTTTTCGGTCAAATTTTGAAAGGGGATTGATTTTGCAATTCATAGCCAGGCCAGTCTTGATAGTCCACTCTATTGCTTGCTTATTCGCAACAGGCAACGCGCCTGGCATGCCAAGGCAGACTGGACAAACATTGGAGTTTGGCTCGGCAGATTCCGAATTATTGTCACATTCACAGAACATTTTGCTTTTCGTCGCAAGCTGTACATGAATTTCTAATCCGATTGTAGTTTTAAACTTAGGCATTATCTTCCTTCGGAATCGTTAACATTATCTTCTT belongs to Patescibacteria group bacterium and includes:
- the gatB gene encoding Asp-tRNA(Asn)/Glu-tRNA(Gln) amidotransferase subunit GatB gives rise to the protein MPKFKTTIGLEIHVQLATKSKMFCECDNNSESAEPNSNVCPVCLGMPGALPVANKQAIEWTIKTGLAMNCKINPLSKFDRKHYFYPDLPKGFQVSQYDQPFCIGGHLEIDGHKIRLNRIHLEEDAGKLIHKNGASYVDLNRAGTPLMEIVTEPDITSPAEAKKFLQELVLLVKYLGVSEASMEKGHLRCDANIDVKDENGKMSPIVELKNINSFKFIERALLIEAKRLEDDYQNWPEKKSKITRGYDSKKDITFEQRRKEEAADYRYFPEPDLPPVKTPNDAVETIKKSIGHTPATLKAHLNESEIPENIADKIVSNIDHATYLKDAEKLEKALALWVTEEVSREIANKKLTYEEYKKRVPITHLGDLLSFIKSGKISYNTAKNIFSKMVESGTTAAEIIKAEGLEQVSDEDSVGKIVDKIISENPAEAERYRTGEKKLLGFFVGLVMREMGGKANPQIINKLITERLESK